In Vreelandella piezotolerans, one genomic interval encodes:
- a CDS encoding TRAP transporter substrate-binding protein translates to MSFTRRKFLTTAALTSTAGLVLGAPSVASAQSSERFNWRMTNAYSPGSPFYVEGPGSPTDVIAKINAMSGGRLNIQHFAAGELIPALEGFEAVQSGTIQMNAANSYFWSGTTFAAQYFTTVPFGMSFMGHMAWLYHGGGLELWEEVYAPYGMVALPLNNTGVQMTGWFREPIEDIGQLNGLRMRVPGLAGKVYSALGVDARVLPGGEIFPALERGVIDAAEFVGPYQDRRMGLQNAAKFYHTTGWHEPSTTGELLISKQHWDELPEDLKMIVKSACMAACLESVTWSEAVNGEAMTDLVDNHGVTASMLPDPVVNALREATMDTLATEANADPMVRKVHDSYMAFKANHDRWAGASERAWLNDIIGV, encoded by the coding sequence ATGTCTTTTACTCGTCGCAAGTTTCTTACCACCGCTGCACTGACCTCCACGGCTGGCTTAGTGCTTGGCGCACCTAGTGTGGCAAGCGCTCAATCCTCCGAGCGCTTCAACTGGCGCATGACCAACGCTTACAGCCCCGGCTCGCCCTTCTATGTCGAAGGCCCCGGCAGCCCTACCGATGTGATTGCCAAGATCAACGCGATGTCCGGCGGGCGTTTGAACATCCAGCACTTCGCAGCGGGTGAATTGATTCCTGCACTGGAAGGGTTCGAAGCCGTGCAGAGCGGCACCATCCAAATGAACGCAGCCAACAGCTACTTCTGGTCGGGCACCACCTTTGCCGCTCAATACTTCACCACCGTGCCCTTCGGCATGAGCTTCATGGGGCATATGGCATGGCTCTACCACGGCGGCGGCTTAGAACTGTGGGAAGAGGTCTATGCTCCTTACGGCATGGTCGCCCTACCGCTCAACAACACTGGCGTGCAGATGACTGGCTGGTTCCGCGAGCCCATCGAGGATATCGGACAACTCAACGGTTTACGCATGCGCGTGCCCGGCCTTGCAGGCAAAGTCTACTCGGCACTGGGCGTCGATGCCCGTGTACTGCCCGGCGGTGAAATTTTCCCGGCGCTAGAGCGTGGCGTGATCGACGCCGCTGAGTTCGTTGGCCCGTATCAAGACCGCCGCATGGGGCTGCAAAACGCGGCCAAGTTCTATCACACCACGGGCTGGCATGAACCCTCTACTACCGGCGAGCTGCTCATTTCCAAGCAGCACTGGGACGAACTGCCGGAAGACCTGAAGATGATCGTGAAGAGCGCCTGCATGGCCGCATGTCTTGAGAGTGTCACCTGGTCCGAAGCGGTGAACGGCGAAGCGATGACCGACCTGGTCGATAACCACGGCGTCACCGCCAGCATGCTGCCCGACCCCGTAGTGAATGCCCTGCGCGAAGCCACCATGGATACGCTGGCCACCGAAGCCAACGCCGACCCAATGGTGCGCAAAGTCCAC
- a CDS encoding methyl-accepting chemotaxis protein encodes MSTAITSPSGANTHLSPSESSASTQKKLSTLPLRRQRWLGVVVLWLILAMMITINAWQSRALLYAEREQRMVTAVDIAVSTLEHYHQLAEQGQLSMPEAQRQAFNTLRDVRFGEEDNYLFAFNGSLRMLAHPSRDVGEDISQVKDPEGTLIFQTILDNTQQAGSGFTEYFSNFARGGDAKPKVRAYSAAFTPWDVYVASGVFVGDVSSTIMRQLVKSILVGIVAGALVTLAFWGMISLILRRLGGEPRYAAGVVSRIAQGDLTAPVALHPNDTSSLLHDICQMRDKLHDAMQEIHATSTSVDHNAGDIAAGNQELSSRTEQQAAALQQTSSSMEEVTATVRQTADSVEQAKALVNSANETSQAGQKAIGDTVASMKEITAEADKITEIVTLIDSIAFQTNILALNASVEAARAGEHGRGFAVVAGEVRQLANRSANAAHEIKGLINTSNAQVSNGANLVDAAKQRMQEIDQRIQRVNELFTDITTATHEQTRGIEQINVAIAQLDQATQDNAAMVQQTALSAHDLKQRSQSLNSVVGHFTLVD; translated from the coding sequence ATGAGCACCGCCATTACCTCGCCCTCCGGCGCTAATACCCATCTCTCGCCATCAGAGTCGTCTGCCTCCACACAAAAAAAGCTATCCACACTGCCGCTGCGCCGCCAACGATGGCTGGGCGTCGTTGTTCTTTGGTTGATTCTGGCGATGATGATCACGATCAACGCTTGGCAAAGCCGCGCGTTGCTGTATGCCGAGCGCGAACAGCGCATGGTCACCGCCGTGGATATCGCCGTGTCTACGCTGGAGCATTACCATCAGCTTGCCGAACAGGGCCAGCTCTCCATGCCAGAAGCGCAGCGACAAGCCTTCAACACCCTACGCGACGTGCGCTTCGGCGAAGAGGACAACTACCTGTTCGCGTTCAACGGCAGCCTGCGCATGCTTGCTCACCCAAGCCGTGACGTAGGAGAGGACATTTCGCAAGTCAAAGACCCCGAGGGGACGCTGATCTTCCAAACCATTCTGGATAATACGCAGCAAGCCGGCAGTGGCTTTACCGAGTACTTCTCCAACTTTGCTCGTGGGGGCGACGCCAAGCCCAAAGTGCGCGCTTACTCAGCCGCCTTTACGCCGTGGGATGTCTACGTGGCTAGCGGCGTGTTCGTCGGTGACGTCAGTAGTACCATCATGCGCCAGCTCGTCAAAAGCATCTTGGTAGGCATCGTGGCAGGCGCGCTGGTCACGCTGGCCTTTTGGGGCATGATCTCTCTCATTCTACGCCGACTAGGCGGGGAACCGCGCTATGCCGCAGGCGTGGTATCACGCATCGCGCAAGGCGATTTGACGGCCCCTGTGGCGCTTCATCCCAACGACACGAGCAGCCTGCTGCATGACATTTGTCAGATGCGCGACAAACTACACGATGCCATGCAGGAGATTCATGCCACCAGCACGTCCGTAGACCATAACGCAGGCGATATCGCCGCAGGCAATCAAGAGCTTTCATCGCGCACCGAGCAGCAGGCCGCCGCGCTTCAACAGACGTCCTCCAGCATGGAAGAAGTGACCGCCACGGTTCGCCAAACCGCTGACAGCGTCGAGCAGGCGAAAGCACTGGTCAACAGTGCGAATGAAACGTCTCAGGCGGGCCAGAAAGCCATCGGTGATACAGTGGCGTCCATGAAGGAGATAACAGCCGAAGCGGATAAAATCACCGAGATCGTCACGCTGATCGACAGCATTGCTTTCCAGACCAATATTTTGGCGCTCAACGCTTCGGTCGAGGCCGCCCGCGCGGGTGAGCATGGCCGGGGGTTCGCAGTAGTGGCTGGTGAAGTTCGCCAGCTAGCCAACCGCTCGGCCAACGCGGCGCATGAGATCAAAGGCTTGATCAATACCTCCAACGCCCAGGTCAGCAACGGCGCCAACTTAGTGGATGCCGCCAAACAGCGCATGCAGGAGATCGATCAGCGCATCCAGCGCGTCAACGAGCTGTTTACCGACATCACTACCGCGACCCATGAACAGACGCGCGGCATCGAGCAGATCAACGTCGCCATTGCTCAGCTCGATCAAGCCACCCAGGACAACGCCGCCATGGTTCAGCAAACTGCTCTGTCTGCTCACGACTTGAAGCAGCGCTCCCAGTCGCTCAATAGCGTCGTCGGCCACTTCACCCTAGTGGATTGA
- a CDS encoding ABC transporter ATP-binding protein: MAEPALSIRGLTKAYGNGFQALKGIDLDVQQGDFFALLGPNGAGKSTTLGVVCSLVQKTAGKVSIFGIDIDKDFAKAKYQLGVVPQEFNFNQFEKVLDIVLAQAGYYGMKRSEALPRAKQLLTDLGLWEKRNGSARMLSGGMKRRLMIARALMHRPKLLILDEPTAGVDIELRRSMWEYMRRINRDEGTTIILTTHYLEEAESLCRNIAIINHGEIVRNTSVRELLAELDTETFLLDLAEPLTRVPAIEGFELQQIEPSQLALVIHRGQQLNDVFSALSAQGIQVVSMRNRANRLEEMFVSMVESSQQAIDQREQQEASA; encoded by the coding sequence ATGGCCGAACCGGCATTGTCGATCCGTGGCCTTACCAAAGCGTATGGCAACGGCTTTCAAGCGTTAAAAGGTATCGATCTAGACGTCCAGCAGGGCGATTTTTTTGCGCTGTTGGGCCCCAACGGCGCAGGAAAGTCCACCACCCTAGGCGTCGTGTGTTCGCTGGTGCAGAAAACGGCGGGCAAGGTGTCGATTTTTGGGATCGACATCGATAAGGACTTCGCCAAGGCGAAGTATCAGCTCGGCGTGGTGCCTCAAGAGTTCAACTTCAACCAGTTCGAGAAGGTGCTGGATATCGTGCTGGCTCAGGCAGGCTATTACGGTATGAAGCGCAGCGAAGCGCTGCCCCGCGCCAAGCAGCTCTTGACCGATCTAGGGCTGTGGGAAAAACGCAACGGTAGCGCGCGGATGCTCTCGGGGGGCATGAAGCGCCGCCTAATGATTGCCCGCGCGTTGATGCATCGTCCCAAACTGCTGATTCTCGACGAGCCCACGGCGGGCGTCGATATCGAACTCCGCCGCAGCATGTGGGAGTACATGCGCCGCATCAACCGCGATGAGGGCACGACGATCATCCTGACGACGCACTATCTCGAAGAGGCCGAGAGCCTGTGTCGCAATATCGCCATCATCAACCACGGTGAGATCGTACGGAATACCAGCGTGCGCGAGCTGTTGGCGGAGCTGGACACCGAGACTTTTCTCTTGGACCTGGCCGAACCGTTGACACGCGTGCCTGCCATCGAAGGATTCGAGCTACAGCAGATCGAGCCGTCCCAGTTGGCGCTGGTCATTCACCGTGGCCAGCAGCTGAACGATGTGTTCAGTGCGCTGAGTGCGCAGGGGATTCAGGTGGTCTCCATGCGTAACCGTGCCAACCGCCTAGAGGAGATGTTCGTTTCCATGGTAGAGAGCAGCCAGCAGGCCATTGATCAGCGTGAGCAACAGGAGGCCAGCGCATGA
- a CDS encoding ABC transporter permease, which translates to MNIMQTLVALWTLVLKEIKRFTRIWPQTLLPPSITMAMYFIIFGNLIGSRIGDMDGFSYMDFIVPGLIMMSVITNSYSNVASSFFSNKFQRSIEEMMVSPMPNGVILSGFILGGMARGLGVGLIVTLVSLFFTRLTVEHPLLTILVVVLTSALFSIGGFINALLANKFDDISIVPTFILTPLTYLGGVFYSISMLPDFWQGVSMLNPILYMVNVFRYGFLGVSDIPVGWALAAIFAFIIVLFMVALTMLERGKGIRS; encoded by the coding sequence ATGAATATCATGCAAACTCTGGTGGCCCTTTGGACGTTGGTGCTCAAAGAGATCAAGCGTTTTACCCGTATCTGGCCGCAAACCCTGCTGCCGCCGTCGATTACCATGGCCATGTATTTCATCATTTTTGGTAACCTGATCGGGTCGCGCATTGGTGATATGGACGGCTTCAGCTATATGGACTTCATTGTGCCAGGACTGATCATGATGTCGGTGATCACCAACAGTTACTCCAACGTGGCGTCCAGCTTCTTCTCCAACAAGTTTCAACGCTCCATCGAAGAGATGATGGTGTCACCCATGCCCAACGGCGTGATTCTCTCCGGGTTCATACTCGGCGGCATGGCGCGGGGGTTGGGCGTGGGGTTGATCGTTACTCTGGTATCGCTGTTCTTCACCCGTTTGACGGTCGAACATCCGTTATTGACGATACTGGTCGTGGTGCTGACCTCGGCGCTGTTCTCCATTGGCGGATTTATCAACGCGCTGCTGGCGAATAAATTCGACGATATCTCTATCGTGCCGACGTTCATTCTGACCCCATTGACCTATTTGGGTGGCGTGTTCTACTCGATTTCGATGCTGCCGGATTTCTGGCAGGGCGTATCGATGCTCAACCCGATCTTGTATATGGTGAACGTCTTTCGCTACGGCTTTTTGGGCGTTTCCGATATTCCGGTAGGCTGGGCACTGGCCGCTATTTTTGCCTTTATCATCGTGCTATTCATGGTCGCGCTGACC